In Deltaproteobacteria bacterium, the genomic window TGGACACGAAATAGAAAAGGGAGGTGCCCATGGATACTACTAGAATCATATGCGTCGGCGTCGGCGGACAGGGGAACCTGCTCGCCTCCAACCTGCTGGGGCAGACCGCCCTTCGCCTTGGAATCCCCGTGGTGGTGAGCGAGATTCACGGAATGGCCCAAAGGGGCGGTGTGGTGGAATCAGCCGTACTGATGGGGGATGTAACGAGTCCCATTGTATCGGACGGTGAGTGCGATATTCTTTTGAGCTTCGAACCCGTTGAAACGGCCAGGCTCCTGGCCCGGTGCAACAAGGACTCCCTGGTCATCACCAATGTTCAGCCTCTGCCTCCCTTCACCGTGTCGGTCGGGCAGGGGACATATCCGTCCGTTGACGAACTGCTGGAGAAATTCCGGACCAAGGTCCGCAAGATGATCACCCTGAGGGGCAATCAGATCGCAGAGGATGTGGGAAATCCCCTGTCTCTCAATATGGTCATGCTCGGAGCCCTGATTGGATCCGGGGCCACTCCCATAGGGGAGGAAGCCATGAAGGAGACGATTTCCACCATGACCAAAAAGGCATTCCTGGAATCCAATCTCAAGGCCTTTGAGATGGGTGTCGGGGAGGCGAAGAAGCAGGCGGATTGATCCTCCTCTTTTAAAAATGGGGGACCATAGAAGGATGCAAAGGTCTCGTCAGGGGCCGGGTCCGGAGGAACCCGGCCCTTTTGCCAGGATGTCGGGCGCCGCCCTTTCCGTTAGAGGGGTTTGCGGTAGAGGCCGAGAATGCCCTGGAGGGGTTCTTCCGGAGTGAGGAGTTCAAGCCCGGGGAGACGGGGAATGACCTTTTCGAGCCCGTAGGCCATGAAAACGGCGCCGGGCTTGGCCTTTCGGGCTATCAGATCAGCGAATTCCTCGATCATGGTAAGGTAGGTGTAAAAAAGATCGAAGTCCTTGAATGCGAAACCCGTTTTTGCCTGAAGTGCCTTGTGGAGGGATTCATCCGTGGAATCCCCATTGAGGAGGAACAGGTTTTCAGGTGGAGGAGAAAGCCCGGCCTCTGCCAGTTCTGATTCCAGGTCCCCCTTGAGGGGGCAGTACTCATCCAGGGTCCATTCGTCCAACTCGATGCCTGCGGAAAGGCGGACCAGATAGCTGAAAAGGACATTCACTCTCCCATCCCCCGCCCCCAGATCCAGAAAGAGACTCCTTCCAGGGACTAGGAGGCCATTGTCCACCATGGGTTCCAGACAGGAAAGGAGCCTGCCCAGATCCGTGGAACGGCGGAAACCTAAGGG contains:
- a CDS encoding indolepyruvate oxidoreductase subunit beta, producing the protein MDTTRIICVGVGGQGNLLASNLLGQTALRLGIPVVVSEIHGMAQRGGVVESAVLMGDVTSPIVSDGECDILLSFEPVETARLLARCNKDSLVITNVQPLPPFTVSVGQGTYPSVDELLEKFRTKVRKMITLRGNQIAEDVGNPLSLNMVMLGALIGSGATPIGEEAMKETISTMTKKAFLESNLKAFEMGVGEAKKQAD